A portion of the Drosophila innubila isolate TH190305 chromosome 3L unlocalized genomic scaffold, UK_Dinn_1.0 0_D_3L, whole genome shotgun sequence genome contains these proteins:
- the LOC117787381 gene encoding eukaryotic translation initiation factor 4E1: MLLAKQNSFTMLDSDSELQTDSRSSSSQELKSYSDGDMCKTGKQMVEVPFKHPLENTWTLWYLENDRNKSWEEMQNEITSFDMVEDFWSLYNHIKPPSELKIGSDYSLFKKGIQPMWEDEINKYGGRWVISVGRCSKLELDKLWLDVLLILIGEAVQHTEEICGAVINLRSKSNKISIWTVNGHNELAVMEIGHKLRKLLGLPPHNLQYQMHKDSMIKQGSLVKAVYLL; this comes from the exons ATGCTCTTGGCCAAACAGAATAGTTTCACAATGTTGGACAGTGATTCCGAACTGCAGACTGACTCTCGTTCCAGCTCAAGCCAGGAGCTGAAATCCTACTCAGATGGCGACATGTGTAAGACAGGAAAACAGATGGTCGAAGTACCGTTCAAGCATCCATTGGAGAATACCTGGACATTGTGGTACCTAGAGAATGATCGCAACAAGAGCTGGGAGGAAATGCAAAATGAGATCACAAGCTTTGATATGGTCGAAGATTTCTGGAGTCTCTACAATCACATCAAACCTCCATCCGAGCTAAAGATTGGCAGTGATTATTCATTGTTCAAAAAGGGCATACA GCCCATGTGGGAGGATGAAATCAACAAGTATGGCGGCCGCTGGGTCATCAGCGTAGGTCGCTGTAGTAAGCTGGAGCTAGACAAGCTTTGGCTAGACGTG TTGCTAATACTGATTGGTGAGGCTGTTCAACATACTGAGGAAATTTGTGGCGCTGTCATTAACTTgcgcagcaaaagcaacaaaattt CGATTTGGACCGTCAATGGGCACAACGAACTGGCCGTCATGGAGATTGGGCACAAGCTGCGTAAACTGTTGGGTTTACCGCCTCACAATCTGCAATACCAAATGCACAAGGATTCGATGATCAAGCAGGGATCGCTGGTGAAAGCGGTTTACTTATTGTAA
- the LOC117787367 gene encoding uncharacterized protein LOC117787367 — protein MGLKGGSSPRINKTLISLKVVVFLVISGLTALHILHSIKPILMGFNFSEYRTISIVAPFVSILGPLIAGPWADRLAAKNPNGFGRTLRFLTAIFLVLSALIYAILFAVPNVVRESALKPNVSFGCDDNGAFVFQKLPTNDTCNAWDRRSGSIKLTNCTYSCLNLNFKENIYQLWSGDLASLVLPSTEQSSEFDYEDDVPSATTEKLQTSSQVDVSELPADSAGVETVSSEMFRSKRQVKGHADKVMVEPPHLCFVERNENGMDLVKNCHVYTQDTSNILMNVVMGAALNKPKTNETDGWCQYPVEDIKCNIPEKQLEYMREKSSCKPIIECQIADPYKEEDAVLADRQTTGNVDEILAGYTIIRLLGDIFAMASLTLLNTAIVIAVRETSEGRGEVCRQYVWGAIGYIVFFSDMLFLHHQHSDVAGLTILIIFIVCFLLGAVVLLCASQMPLSPPEWWWHTKTGMLVVPMSAIRRYSPEIVVLTLVSILFGTFWSSIHSFLYWTFTDAYVIFYAGIILILALFFNVDKFIEYCGHSNIFIAGFAIYVIRFTALSDKDTNWLTIVMETLEPLVIGVIWITIILYMRHAMPRKLTATGQAIAVLAFFGLGKGIGALIGLAREEKHPKLEDWKCTYEWLAVIACIISLVYFFIYNLILSPRCTAKPQHSEELISGSASQNFGHNGTSNGNGAGSNGASVPAGAGASLNGNTNGSYSPLRVYHNERGKKGQFRY, from the exons ATGGGTTTGAAAGGCGGCAGCAGTCCGCGCATCAACAAAACGTTGATCTCGCTGAAAGTTGTGGTGTTCCTGGTGATCAGCG GTCTCACGGCATTGCATATTTTGCATTCGATAAAACCCATTCTAATGGGTTTTAATTTCTCAGAATATCGCACGATCAGCATTGTGGCTCCATTTGTGTCAATTTTGGGTCCATTAATAGCCGGTCCCTGGGCTGATCGCTTGGCTGCCAAGAATCCAAATGGATTTGGACGCACGCTGCGATTTCTAACTGCTATATTTCTGGTGCTCTCGGCCCTGATTTATGCTATTCTCTTTGCTGTGCCGAATGTGGTACGTGAATCGGCTCTGAAACCAAATGTTAGCTTCGGCTGCGACGACAATGGAGCCTTCGTATTCCAGAAACTGCCTACGAATGATACCTGCAATGCCTGGGACAGGAGATCGGGAAGTATCAAACTCACTAATTGCACCTACAGCTGTTTGAATCTGAACTTCAAAGAGAATATATATCAATTATGGTCGGGAGATTTAGCTAGCTTAGTGCTGCCATCTACCGAGCAGAGTTCCGAATTCGATTACGAGGACGATGTGCCTAGTGCGACTACGGAAAAGCTACAAACCTCAAGCCAAGTGGATGTGTCGGAGTTGCCGGCGGACAGTGCTGGTGTCGAAACTGTTAGTTCCGAGATGTTTCGTAGCAAGCGTCAGGTGAAAGGTCATGCTGATAAAGTGATGGTGGAGCCACCGCATTTGTGTTTCGTGGAACGTAACGAGAATGGGATGGATCTGGTGAAGAACTGTCATGTCTATACTCAGGATACATCCAACATTCTGATGAATGTTGTGATGGGTGCGGCATTGAATAAGCCCAAAACCAATGAGACTGACGGCTGGTGTCAGTATCCTGTTG AGGACATCAAGTGCAACATTCCCGAAAAGCAATTAGAGTATATGCGAGAAAAGAGCAGCTGTAAACCCATCATCGAGTGCCAAATTGCGGATCCCTACAAAGAAGAGGATGCCGTGCTCGCTGATAGACAGACAACTGGCAATGTGGATGAGATTCTGGCGGGCTACACAATAATTCGCCTGCTCGGAGACATCTTTGCCATGGCATCGCTCACCTTGCTCAATACGGCGATTGTGATTGCCGTGCGTGAGACATCGGAGGGACGCGGGGAGGTGTGCCGCCAGTATGTGTGGGGTGCCATTGGCTACATTGTATTCTTCTCGGACATGCTCTTCTTGCATCATCAGCACAGTGATGTTGCGGGTCTGACAATCCTGATCATCTTTATTGTTTGCTTCTTGCTGGGTGCTGTGGTGCTCCTCTGTGCCTCGCAGATGCCACTCAGTCCACCTGAGTGGTGGTGGCATACCAAGACTGGCATGCTGGTGGTTCCCATGTCGGCTATACGTAGATATAGTCCCGAGATTGTCGTACTCACCCTGGTGTCCATTCTGTTTGGCACCTTCTGGAGCAGCATTCACAGTTTCCTTTACTGGACATTCACGGATGCGTATGTCATCTTCTACGCAGGCATCATTCTTATTCTGGCGTTGTTCTTCAACGTGGACAAGTTCATTGAGTACTGTGGACACTCGAACATCTTCATTGCCGGCTTTGCCATTTATGTCATTCGCTTTACGGCATTGAGTGATAAGGATACCAATTGGTTAACCATCGTCATGGAGACTCTTGAACCACTTGTGATTGGTGTCATCTGGATTACCATCATTCTCTATATGCGACATGCCATGCCACGTAAACTAACCGCCACCGGACAGGCCATCGCTGTGCTGGCCTTCTTTGGATTGG GCAAGGGAATTGGCGCCTTGATTGGCCTGGCACGAGAGGAGAAGCATCCCAAGCTGGAAGACTGGAAGTGCACCTACGAATGGCTGGCCGTGATTGCCTGCATCATATCGCTCGtctattttttcatatataatcTCATACTCTCCCCTCGCTGCACCGCCAAGCCACAGCACTCGGAGGAGTTGATATCGGGATCAGCCTCGCAGAATTTTGGCCATAATGGAACCAGCAATGGCAATGGAGCTGGTAGCAATGGAGCTAGCGTTccagctggagctggagcatCACTTAATGGCAATACGAATGGCAGTTATTCACCTCTGAGGGTCTATCACAATGAGAGGGGGAAGAAGGGACAGtttagatattaa